GCCATGTATTGCTGTCTCCTTTGGGCTTGTTGCTGGAGTTTGAGCTCTGGCATTAAGATGTTTCTTCCTATGTAGTCCTGCTGCCAAGAAAAGTAGAGAGCCATGCCAAGAGTTTTGCAAAGCCTCCAAGTTTTCTTGCTTTCTGGCGCTGAACAAGGACCCTGATATGGACATTCTAAACCTCTCCTTCCAATACTAGAATCTGACTGGACAGTCCAACCTAACATGAGCTGACACTATAGATCCCACTGGGTTTTGGAAACAGGATACTGTAATATAGTAGCTGCACTGCTCTTGAGACGTCAGCAGATGGCACCAAACTGCAAGTGTGTTAACCTCTGTTCCCTCATTCCACTCTTCCTTGTTCTGTACTCCTTGTAAGTGTATCTAAATTttccagattcttaaaaacagtgAATATGGGCTGAAGTACATGTTGGGATTCTTACTACCTTCCTTGTTTTGGGGACATTCTTCCTTGATCAAGTTGATATGTGACTTGTGGCTTTGAAACTCTTTGTGAATTAAGCTTCCTTGTTTGTCCCATTCATTCAGTGTGTTTCCTGTAAGAAATCATTCAAGAAGCTCTGGTCTCTCCATGAACACATCAAGATTGTTCATGGATATGCAGAGAAAAAGTTCTCCTGTGAGATCTGCGAAAAGAAGTTCTACACAATGGCCCATGTGCGGAAGCACATGGTTGGTGAGTTCTTGCTGCTTATTTGCTGAGCCTGATAGCTTGTTGTCTTCCTGGTCTTAACTGTTTTTAATAGATAACCTACAATGCAGGTAACCTAACTTCCTTAGCTTAATCTGTTAGAGGGAAACAAAAAATATATGTCCGTAGTACTGGGAACACCAGATAGTATTCATCTCTGTAGTACCAGTCTTTCTCCTCAGGAGTCCAGAATGAGAGATTTTGAGTGAAGTAGTGTGTTTATGTTGCATTTTTAGTAACcttttttcataatgtaatataTATGTTGCAGCACATACAAAGGATATGCCATTTACATGTGAAACCTGTGGAAAATCATTCAAACGCAGTATGTCGCTCAAAGTGCATTCCCTACAGCATTCTGGAGAGAAACCTTTCAGATGTGAGGTGAGGCAGCCACTTTAATGATGTGTTGACAGGGTATGAGGCATATGCATCTAGTAGCTACAAATGTGAAAATGTCTTATCTATGTAACGAGGTGCAGTTGTATTAAGGCTTTGGGAAAAAATATACTCTCTGGGGAGAGCAGAGCATAAGTGCAGATAGGAGTAAAGCAAAACTGTCAAGAAATCTGGGTTGGTTCAATGCTGCAGTGGAAGTAGCCAATTACGGTGTGTCATTTTTTCCTTTACTGGGAATACTATGGGGGCAGAAAAGGGATATTGGTTCAGGGGGTGAGAGGGTAAAGCGGGTAAGAAGCTCTCCCTTTCTTTCCAAAACCAGGAATGaaggagggtaggaaaaaatctTTAGACCAATTATCCAGATCTCTCTTCCTAGCACCTTCAggaaaaatggaggaaaacaaaGCTTGCCATCACTTTCATCAGTGTTGGAGAGGATGAAGAAACAAAACATCCCTTTCTGTCCTAGCTTTGGAGGGGTAGGCGTAGTTCTAAACTTACCAGGCATCTACATGCCAAACTACAATAGGACTCAACAGAATCCAGAGAAAGTGCTGTTGGAAGAGTCCATTGTTTTCCTTCTTCAGCAGTGCAAGGAATACACTGAGCTTTCTAATGAGACAAACTGTTAGTAAAATGGAGAGTCATTTTTCATATTACTTGTGGCCATTAGGTATCCGATGAGCAGTTTCTAAGCCCTGATTTTTCATAAATCTCTTTAAGGCTGTACCTCCTGGGTACACAAGATAATGCTCCTAATAATggacaccccccccaaaaaaaaaaaaaaaaaaaaaactgtgggtATCAgtagtgtgtgtgtttcataTATGCATTTTTAACTAGATGCCCTACTGTTGTAAAATCATCTCTGCACTGTATGTTTTCTTGGTGCATGTACTGCTTTGGGGTGGTCTTCTGGATTTCTATATATGCAACAGTAGAACACCCTTCTGCAACTTCATTGCTTTCTTACCTGAGATGCCTGAAAGTCAAGGTCTGTGTCTGTTGCAGAACTGTGATGAAAGGTTTCAGTACAAGTACCAGCTGCGTTCCCACATGAGCATCCACATTGGGCACAAACAGTTCATGTGCCAGTGGTGTGGCAAAGACTTCAACATGAAACAGTACTTCGATGAGCACATGAAAACACACACTGGTAAGAACATATCTAAGAAAAATGCACACACCTCCAGGGAATAAACATGCCAAGTCTTCCATGTGTATCGGTCCCACCAAACTTATGCCTAAAGCCAGATTCAACCCAGATCCATCCAGTAACTTAGTGACACCTGACCTCGTCTCCCACTGCACTGTATACTGTATTTCAACTGCAAAAATGCATGGTTGTGCATGTTTCTCTTCATGTTACTGTGGTTTGAAGAAGCCCGTTACCTAGCCTTTTTAGAGGTTTCCTCATGCACCATACTATGAAGCTGGGAGAGGAGCTCACAAAGATTGAGGGCTTTTTTGGGAAAGCAGTGTCGGCTGTGATTTTATTTTGGCCGTAAGTAGGGAAGAGTGCAGTCTGTGGAATATACAACTCATTGACCACTTGTAGCTGAAGTAAATTGTTAGCAGAAGCTTTCAGCCTAACTGGCTGCTGTGTTTGTCTTATAGGAGAGAAGCCTTTTATCTGTGAAATCTGTGGCAAAAGCTTCACCAGCCGCCCAAACATGAAGAGACACCGCAGAACTCACACAGGGGAGAAGCCTTACCCATGTGATGTGTGTGGCCAGCGATTTCGCTTCTCCAATATGCTCAAGGCGCACAAGGAGAAGTGCTTCCGAGTCACAAGCCCCGTTAATGTGCCACCTGCTGTTCAGATCCCACTTACCACAACTTCTCCTGCTTCCGCAGTCCTTTCTGTAGCAAACACACCCAcctccccaactccacccatTAACCTGAACCCAGTGAACACGCTCCCGCCACGTCCCATCCCACATCCATATTCACACCTTCATCTCCACCCTCACCCACACCATCCACACCATCTCCCAGTCCCCCCAGTCCCTCATttacccccacctccagccctttTTAAGAGTGAGCCTTTAAATCATAGAGGCCAGAGTGAGGACAACTTTCTGCGACACCTggcagaaaaaaacatttcagcacAACACCACTAACACCTTTGCCTCCTGCCAGCTGTTTTTCCTGTTTTATGCACATGGAAACGTGCCCTCCTGGAAATTGCAGAGGGAGAGCTCGTGAAGAtctttcaatctctcctggtACTCCCATGAATCAGTTAACGAACAAGAAAATTCTATTGGATCAGCAGTGATCATTTGAACCAGGGGAACCAAAGGGACTGAAACCCAATTTGCTTGCGTTCTACTGATGACTTTTATAAATTTCAAATACTGAGACTTGTGGAATTTTATAATTTCATATCAGCTGATGAGGTATGCTTGCTTTTATATCCTGGACTTCTCCTCAAAGAGGGGATGGGCCTGGTTTCCTTTGTACTAATCGGAAAGGCTGTGAGATTAATACAGAGCATTAATTGTATCACTGTGTATCGTAATGAATTCTTTTCAGCTTTTCGTGCCGGCTACAGAGTGAGCCAGCCACGTATCACAGTATATCAAGCATTATAGAGAAAGACAAAAAAATTTGTTTGTGTAGCTCTCCTAACGCACTCTTTATTTTACTACAGAAATTATTTTAGAGTTTTTTGTATAGACCTATTTAGTAGTCTGTTTCTAAAATGAAATGTATTTCAATAAGCGGTGTAATTTTTTCAGTGTAGCTGGACCTATGTTGTATAATAGATAAAATTTTATAATCATCAAAACGTGATTCTAAAAAGATGCAAATAGCTTCTATAGTTAAAGTTATTCTTACATCCATACAACTCAAAAGGTGCTTCAGAGAAGAGAGGGACCCAAGAGGTCTCTGGCAAGGCTGCCTCAGAAGTGGTGTTGATTTCAGAACTTTTATGTAATTTATTTAGTAGTTTTTAAACCTTACCTTTCCCCTTCCACAGTGTCTCTTAGGCTTATTGAACAAAGACATTGAGTTACCATACTCCTGCTCTACAAGTTTCACTTAGTTCAGTTAGATGGAAGTGTGGAATGGGTTAGAAAGGGACACACCCGTTGGGTGAAGAGACTCAACAGCTCATGAGTTACGAAGTCACAGGTGAGTGAGATATCTGACTTAGGAGAGGGAAATAAACTATCTCAAGTCAGCCAAGCATATCTTCTTTGGTATAGGAAGGCCTGGTTTTAATGTTTGTTTATGATATGATTTTAATTTTGGGATCATATCAAATGCTGCTCATTCAGATTGCTATTTTTAAATTCCTGGATTTAGGAGAGGGGAATTAAGTTAGATTCACAAATGT
The DNA window shown above is from Chelonia mydas isolate rCheMyd1 chromosome 27, rCheMyd1.pri.v2, whole genome shotgun sequence and carries:
- the ZNF652 gene encoding zinc finger protein 652, with protein sequence MSQTANSDQQLVENSAVHVAGMAQEESRRGQVPPTFYHASSQELDLSTKVYKRESGSPYSVLVDSKMSKPHLHEREEQPYFRENRSVGEVRAVKEDRENSDNSEEEEEEEDEVTYKREQIIVEVNLNNQTLNVSKGEKGVPSQSKETAVLKTSSEEEEGDSGEEATEDSNDDEENERQKKKEKRVEKVSVTQRRTRRAASAAAATTSPSPRTTRGRRKSVEPPKRKKKAAKEPKAPVQKSKCEEKETLTCEKCPRVFNTRWYLEKHMNVTHRRMQICDKCGKKFVLESELSLHQQTDCEKNIQCVSCKKSFKKLWSLHEHIKIVHGYAEKKFSCEICEKKFYTMAHVRKHMVAHTKDMPFTCETCGKSFKRSMSLKVHSLQHSGEKPFRCENCDERFQYKYQLRSHMSIHIGHKQFMCQWCGKDFNMKQYFDEHMKTHTGEKPFICEICGKSFTSRPNMKRHRRTHTGEKPYPCDVCGQRFRFSNMLKAHKEKCFRVTSPVNVPPAVQIPLTTTSPASAVLSVANTPTSPTPPINLNPVNTLPPRPIPHPYSHLHLHPHPHHPHHLPVPPVPHLPPPPALFKSEPLNHRGQSEDNFLRHLAEKNISAQHH